A DNA window from Polyangium spumosum contains the following coding sequences:
- the hisB gene encoding imidazoleglycerol-phosphate dehydratase HisB produces the protein MPRVARVERVTHETRIAVEIDLDGTGKSRISTPLPFLSHMLDQIARHGLFDLTVEAQGDVEIDGHHTTEDLGIVLGSAVAQALGDKAGITRYGEATLPMDEALVTCALDLSGRPYFVFRVPLPKAKVGTFDVELVPVFFEAVARSTPCNLHLRMHEGENLHHIIEISFKAFAKALMRATRIDPRVTGVPSTKGSL, from the coding sequence ATGCCGCGAGTTGCTCGGGTCGAACGAGTCACCCACGAGACCCGCATCGCCGTCGAGATCGATCTGGACGGGACGGGAAAAAGCCGCATCTCGACGCCGCTCCCGTTCCTCTCGCACATGCTCGATCAGATCGCCAGGCACGGCCTGTTCGATCTGACCGTCGAGGCGCAAGGCGACGTGGAGATCGACGGGCACCACACGACCGAGGATCTCGGGATCGTGCTCGGCTCGGCCGTCGCGCAGGCGCTCGGGGACAAGGCCGGGATCACGCGTTACGGCGAGGCGACGTTGCCCATGGACGAGGCGCTCGTGACGTGCGCGCTCGATCTCTCGGGTCGCCCGTATTTCGTGTTTCGCGTGCCCTTGCCCAAGGCCAAGGTCGGGACGTTCGACGTGGAGCTCGTGCCGGTGTTTTTCGAGGCCGTCGCCCGCTCGACGCCGTGCAACCTGCACCTGCGGATGCACGAGGGCGAGAACCTGCACCACATCATCGAGATCAGCTTCAAGGCCTTCGCCAAGGCGCTGATGCGGGCGACGCGGATCGATCCACGCGTGACGGGCGTGCCGTCGACCAAGGGGAGCCTCTAG
- the hisH gene encoding imidazole glycerol phosphate synthase subunit HisH, with translation MTRVVVVDLGMGNLRSVERAITQAAADRGASCEVVRSGRVSDVLGADKIVMPGQGAFRDCAAALAGELGEALREVVRQGKPYLGICLGLQALFERSEEAPGAAGLGIFRGEVRRLDPGSGAEAVKIPHIGWNRLEWKREAAGALGAWGREAPHVYFVHSYHAVPEDPSIVVATVTHGPNVITAAVARENVTAVQFHPEKSQAAGLMLLGAFVAG, from the coding sequence ATGACGCGGGTCGTGGTCGTGGATCTCGGGATGGGCAACCTGCGCAGCGTGGAGCGCGCGATCACGCAGGCCGCCGCGGATCGAGGCGCGTCGTGCGAGGTCGTCCGGAGCGGGCGCGTCTCGGACGTGCTCGGCGCGGACAAGATCGTGATGCCGGGGCAAGGCGCGTTCCGCGATTGCGCGGCGGCGCTCGCGGGCGAGCTCGGGGAGGCGCTGCGGGAGGTCGTTCGCCAGGGCAAACCCTATCTCGGCATTTGCCTGGGGCTGCAGGCGTTGTTCGAGCGGAGCGAGGAGGCGCCGGGGGCCGCGGGGCTCGGCATCTTCCGCGGCGAGGTGCGACGGCTCGATCCCGGATCCGGCGCGGAGGCGGTAAAGATCCCGCACATCGGGTGGAATCGGCTCGAATGGAAGCGCGAGGCGGCAGGGGCGCTCGGCGCCTGGGGAAGGGAGGCGCCGCACGTGTACTTCGTGCACAGCTATCACGCGGTGCCGGAGGATCCGTCGATCGTGGTGGCGACGGTGACGCACGGGCCGAACGTGATCACGGCGGCGGTCGCGCGGGAGAACGTGACGGCGGTGCAGTTTCACCCGGAGAAGAGCCAGGCCGCGGGCCTCATGCTGCTCGGGGCGTTCGTCGCGGGGTGA
- a CDS encoding DUF2288 domain-containing protein: MRERIAETLGDVHWSDLRAHLARDAVIIVDDALDLLDVGVALAKNDVASVDAWIRAGKLQKPTTEDLTRWSLDTSARFLSAIVQPFVLIRRPPAKALS; this comes from the coding sequence ATGCGCGAACGTATCGCCGAGACCCTCGGGGACGTCCACTGGAGCGACCTGCGCGCGCACCTCGCGCGGGACGCCGTCATCATCGTCGACGACGCGCTCGATCTGCTCGACGTGGGCGTGGCCCTCGCGAAGAACGACGTCGCGTCCGTCGACGCCTGGATCCGCGCGGGCAAGCTCCAGAAGCCCACGACCGAAGATCTCACGCGCTGGTCGCTCGACACGAGCGCGCGGTTCCTCTCGGCGATCGTGCAGCCCTTCGTGCTGATCCGCAGGCCTCCCGCGAAGGCGCTCTCCTAG
- a CDS encoding nuclear transport factor 2 family protein has protein sequence MPTLPERLLTLFATYHIRREKVLPDLDAIYAPDVRFVDPFNDVTGKDRFLRINENLFRRLKEMRFDDLALVGQEPHFMLSWTATIETRLGLTITAPGVSEFRTESGLVVYHRDHWDVLSSMAGSVPGIRRLYPRITGMLFG, from the coding sequence ATGCCCACGCTGCCCGAGCGTCTCCTCACCCTCTTCGCGACCTACCACATTCGCCGCGAGAAGGTCCTGCCGGATCTCGACGCGATCTACGCGCCCGACGTCCGCTTCGTCGACCCGTTCAACGACGTCACGGGCAAGGATCGATTCCTCCGCATCAACGAGAACCTCTTCAGGCGCCTGAAAGAGATGCGCTTCGACGACCTCGCGCTCGTCGGGCAAGAGCCCCATTTCATGCTCTCGTGGACCGCGACGATCGAGACCCGGCTCGGCCTCACGATCACGGCCCCGGGCGTGAGCGAGTTCCGCACGGAGAGTGGCCTCGTCGTGTATCACCGCGACCACTGGGACGTGCTCTCGTCCATGGCCGGCAGCGTCCCCGGCATCCGCAGGCTCTATCCGCGGATCACGGGGATGTTGTTCGGCTGA
- a CDS encoding DUF1552 domain-containing protein produces MNRRHFLRGLFGVSLALPFIESFSPRKAEAGPGDVPPFAIFMRQANGVVQQTNDEPEMFWPSQTGALTTESMNAEGDRAVSELSAYASRLILVKGINFAFPGNGCGHSGGGNQCLTAQKVSQDPSGNESLAMGESIDNRIARELNPAGVEPLTLYAGKKAGYINEVLSYREAKVIRAAEHNPINAYKALFGLSNLDPEVLKKLAAQRKSVNDLVREQMQSLMTRSDLGKADRDRLDLHFQSIRDLEVGLQCALTAEEVAAMEAMSPDARANDNLEKVARMQMDIIALAMACGTTRAATIQIGDGNDSTQYTINGVKQKSFHKISHRIDSDGSEGPPIEGAHLLHHEIDRIHARMFKYLLDKLASYDLGSGSLLDFGVAVWLNDLGNKYHSYTDVPYVLCGGANGYLKTGQYVDVNGVHNGRLLGTIGAALGCKNGAGGPLDDFGDPELPKGMLTEIIA; encoded by the coding sequence ATGAATCGCCGTCATTTTCTTCGAGGACTCTTCGGCGTCTCGCTCGCGCTCCCGTTCATCGAGAGCTTCTCGCCGCGCAAGGCCGAGGCCGGCCCGGGTGACGTGCCGCCCTTCGCCATCTTCATGCGCCAGGCGAACGGCGTCGTGCAGCAGACGAACGACGAACCCGAGATGTTCTGGCCGAGCCAGACTGGCGCCCTCACGACCGAGTCGATGAACGCGGAGGGTGATCGCGCGGTCAGCGAGCTCAGCGCGTATGCCTCGCGCCTCATCCTGGTGAAGGGCATCAATTTCGCGTTCCCAGGCAACGGCTGCGGCCACTCCGGCGGCGGCAACCAGTGCCTGACGGCGCAGAAGGTCTCGCAGGATCCGAGCGGCAACGAGTCGCTCGCGATGGGCGAGTCGATCGACAACCGCATCGCGCGCGAGCTCAACCCCGCGGGCGTCGAGCCCCTCACGCTGTATGCCGGCAAGAAGGCCGGCTACATCAACGAGGTGCTCTCGTACCGCGAGGCGAAGGTGATCCGCGCCGCCGAGCACAACCCGATCAACGCCTACAAGGCGCTCTTCGGCCTCTCGAACCTCGACCCCGAGGTCCTGAAGAAGCTCGCCGCGCAGCGCAAGAGCGTGAACGACCTCGTGCGCGAGCAGATGCAATCGCTCATGACGCGCAGCGACCTCGGCAAGGCCGATCGGGATCGATTGGACCTGCATTTCCAGTCGATCCGCGACCTCGAGGTCGGGCTGCAGTGCGCGCTCACGGCCGAGGAGGTCGCGGCGATGGAGGCGATGAGCCCGGACGCACGCGCGAACGACAACCTGGAGAAGGTCGCGCGGATGCAGATGGACATCATCGCGCTCGCGATGGCCTGCGGGACGACACGCGCCGCGACGATCCAGATCGGCGACGGCAACGACAGCACGCAGTACACGATCAACGGCGTCAAGCAGAAGAGCTTCCACAAGATCTCGCACCGCATCGACAGCGACGGCTCCGAGGGCCCGCCGATCGAGGGCGCGCACCTCTTGCACCACGAGATCGACCGCATCCACGCGCGGATGTTCAAGTACCTTCTCGACAAACTCGCGTCCTACGATCTCGGCTCGGGATCGCTGCTCGATTTCGGCGTCGCGGTCTGGCTGAACGACCTCGGCAACAAGTACCACTCGTACACCGACGTCCCGTACGTCCTCTGCGGCGGCGCGAATGGTTACCTGAAGACGGGCCAGTACGTCGACGTGAACGGCGTGCACAACGGCCGGCTGCTCGGCACGATCGGCGCCGCGCTCGGCTGCAAGAACGGCGCGGGAGGCCCGCTCGACGATTTTGGTGATCCCGAGCTGCCGAAGGGCATGCTCACCGAGATCATCGCCTGA
- a CDS encoding DUF1592 domain-containing protein: protein MRRIPTLLRAGALVLACLLPSCVGTIGGAPDEQQAVESIPERSAFPRLTHTQWENSVRDVLRLEQRPGLSTSFTGDPLGGVFDNNEAVLAVTPNLWADYQRAAEELAAMIVADPAKVALLVPADEGQGDEARARAFIEAVGKRAYRRPLTAAEIDEHVALFNLAPTVIDGDAFLAGVAHVLSAFFQSPHFVYRVEGTREPREDGLIPLGSYELASRLSYLLWNTMPDDVLFDAAAAGELDTKEGLRAHAERMLADPKAREVILSFHSQLFDWRKFEDLYKDPAVFPEFVPEMGQDLVREAELFVEDVVFAQEGGLHELLTSRTAFVNERLAAVYEVDAPSGAEFGKVELDPEKRSGILTRAGFLAANGTARASDPIHRGVFVNLRILCARLPPPPNNVPPLPPAEGKTTRELVAAHTGKGTCGASCHGTLINPAGFAFENYDAIGRYRTEDNGFPVDAADAYPLGGGMASFDDAITWSQMLAESREANECFARNWLEFAYGRDAEVEDAVLIEKLGEASRTGMSVKELLLELVGSEAFSTRRPVEVAP, encoded by the coding sequence ATGCGCCGCATTCCGACGCTGCTTCGCGCCGGAGCGCTCGTCCTCGCTTGTCTCTTGCCCTCGTGTGTCGGGACGATCGGCGGTGCACCGGACGAACAACAAGCCGTCGAATCGATCCCCGAGCGGAGCGCCTTCCCGCGCTTGACCCACACGCAGTGGGAAAACTCGGTCCGTGACGTTTTGCGCCTCGAGCAGCGTCCGGGCCTCTCGACGTCGTTCACCGGGGACCCGCTCGGCGGCGTCTTCGACAACAACGAGGCGGTCCTCGCGGTCACGCCGAACCTGTGGGCCGATTATCAGCGCGCCGCCGAGGAGCTCGCGGCGATGATCGTCGCCGATCCCGCGAAGGTCGCCCTGCTCGTGCCCGCCGACGAGGGGCAAGGCGACGAGGCCCGCGCCCGCGCGTTCATCGAGGCCGTCGGCAAGCGCGCGTATCGCAGGCCGCTCACGGCCGCGGAGATCGACGAGCACGTCGCGCTCTTCAACCTGGCCCCGACGGTCATCGACGGGGATGCCTTCCTCGCCGGCGTCGCGCACGTCCTCTCGGCGTTTTTCCAGTCGCCGCATTTCGTCTACCGCGTCGAGGGCACGCGCGAGCCCCGGGAAGACGGCTTGATCCCGCTCGGCTCGTACGAGCTCGCGTCGAGGCTCTCGTACCTCCTCTGGAACACGATGCCCGACGACGTGCTCTTCGACGCCGCCGCCGCGGGCGAGCTCGACACGAAGGAGGGCCTGCGCGCCCACGCCGAGCGAATGCTCGCCGATCCGAAGGCGCGGGAGGTCATCCTCTCGTTCCACAGCCAGCTCTTCGACTGGAGGAAGTTCGAGGACCTCTACAAGGACCCGGCCGTCTTCCCCGAGTTCGTCCCCGAGATGGGCCAGGACCTCGTCCGCGAGGCCGAGCTCTTCGTCGAGGACGTGGTCTTCGCGCAGGAGGGAGGCCTGCACGAGCTGCTCACTTCGCGCACGGCGTTCGTGAACGAGAGGCTCGCGGCCGTCTACGAGGTCGACGCGCCGAGCGGCGCCGAGTTCGGCAAGGTCGAGCTCGACCCCGAGAAACGCAGCGGCATCCTCACGCGCGCCGGCTTCCTCGCGGCGAACGGCACGGCGCGCGCCTCGGACCCGATTCATCGAGGCGTCTTCGTGAACCTGCGAATCCTCTGCGCGCGCCTCCCGCCGCCGCCGAACAACGTCCCGCCGTTGCCGCCGGCCGAAGGCAAGACGACGCGTGAGCTCGTCGCCGCGCACACCGGCAAGGGCACGTGCGGCGCCTCGTGCCACGGCACGCTCATCAACCCGGCTGGCTTCGCGTTCGAGAACTACGACGCGATCGGCCGTTATCGCACCGAGGACAACGGCTTCCCCGTCGACGCCGCGGACGCGTATCCGCTCGGCGGCGGGATGGCGAGCTTCGACGACGCCATCACGTGGAGCCAGATGCTCGCCGAGAGCCGCGAGGCGAACGAGTGCTTCGCGCGCAACTGGCTCGAGTTCGCTTATGGCCGGGACGCCGAGGTCGAGGACGCCGTGCTCATCGAGAAGCTCGGCGAGGCCTCGCGCACGGGCATGTCCGTCAAGGAGCTCCTGCTCGAGCTCGTCGGCTCCGAAGCCTTCTCGACCCGCCGCCCCGTGGAGGTCGCGCCATGA